The following are from one region of the Brevinema andersonii genome:
- the pth2 gene encoding aminoacyl-tRNA hydrolase — translation MKQVIIMRTQFPSINGIRKGKLIAQGAHASVTAVFDGLSHSNTENMIKQWIQQGQKKIVVCVKTETELLELWEKIKKTTLPKALILDTGKTEFGEPTYTAIAIGPGPNNQIDQITNTLPLF, via the coding sequence ATGAAACAAGTAATTATCATGCGTACCCAATTTCCTTCTATTAACGGCATCCGTAAAGGTAAATTAATCGCTCAAGGAGCTCATGCTTCTGTTACAGCTGTATTTGATGGGCTTTCTCATTCGAATACAGAAAACATGATTAAGCAATGGATACAGCAAGGACAAAAAAAAATTGTTGTTTGCGTGAAAACAGAAACAGAATTACTAGAATTATGGGAAAAAATAAAAAAAACAACACTTCCTAAAGCATTAATACTAGATACCGGTAAAACTGAATTCGGAGAACCAACGTATACTGCTATAGCAATTGGCCCCGGACCAAATAATCAAATAGACCAAATTACTAATACTTTACCTTTATTTTAA